In Calliopsis andreniformis isolate RMS-2024a chromosome 8, iyCalAndr_principal, whole genome shotgun sequence, one DNA window encodes the following:
- the Bark gene encoding C-type lectin domain-containing protein bark beetle yields MHVGCLFFALLAVIHGQSDEGFDQSSIYYTEPTFINATNSNANGGFTELHGGHIVRGQRLLERSKSPYLIREDLFVEREGELVIEPGVEIRFGPMIGITVRGIITAKGEPQAPILLTAAEVNNQVHPVELPPTIRLVDGPTPFEGRLELFHRSEWRAVCTNSRNWTRADLETACRQLGFQGGQWWSWVDRQWPAKPRLLYEQPGCRGTESSLTNCERWSDRQLGGGVCDYHPDLGISCSPRHDGATKAIKHWRGIRFEEALYDRPLIQENTLYVRKSKSILRNTVIEHAGTGREYNVTAAIDVEGVPPQMESISVLHAAFTGINVTIPNAPVVINNCTVQNNRGYGIYVNSSSGMARVSSCSVLDNGADGIKYVHFDERPDEKLDRTEVFDLCTFPTTASQTFPVIISMEQSKYAPNMKPCLQTIFTRPGHVLTLHFLQMKTDRNGSAIIEVYDGMSVADKLLARVRVKNGTLPQSVTSTRQNLYLKFIAEPRTNTIVFVRLSSGYKKMYDLNVISTVVAGNNGRGIAVEKLRSALHIHETSVSNNKHVAGVHVLGGAADVNITSSRISFNTGDGVNITLTGGNRNVSRTSISSNQGYGFAVWLNDSLATEYVYFNQTTVIEYSQIFKNKDIGILVGNATGNAYVNVTGNWFNSSTDTALQVESSWRQNEGLLRLQIGHNSFVQNAKFGIKLSPALNLRATIEYNLFREQFSGCILIKNPLYEEFNILPADVVVRHNEFYGNRGAFIVSIGLSPYSDVQKLLFTRNFLRDNRVRELFDNNNAMRSRLIPRSRVAAVVVVSSSNVEVFRNILQNPESRYEIGSHLEDQSKIINCTYNWLGFPEENKIFERLFHRKDRYNLAKIEYLPYLLHSSNPGANTIISNPTFVPRFVTPGTNLVGGEVDGLELLNAGEYIVERDINVRPGGKLILHPGVSLRFPPAVGMMVAGRLDARGKRPSDILFTLKEEILMDADNETLVNEGLSQISEMESPVRLLGGKTNLEGRLQVKVGDKWGTVCNYGWTIRDAALVCHQLGLTLDPDNWLMERSQIPNAGINEDIVLANVRCTEDDNDISKCRAEREQNFENSCTHDNDVGVRCSEAAWAGLRLGPLAQRSDLQYVTIEKAGLLDYTTNSFKPALQIDFARHSLDSVKVIDNLQDGLGVLYSDIYSADAVNTVRNSDFSQNGGSGISFKQLGMEIISSRIENNKIAGIRHNPALSAVQQREFAGWFLRVPDTVDSSYNPIVIPYYIGDVELANEETKYMVTVKVNGDPIQRHISIKCRPGYVIGIQLLNPIENRSTEQIIIHDPQYINPSRDVWNLKQDLAVFPVTSSSFAVVLDYDSGKNALGGAVLVLTALQAPIQDIRNKIVRGPIPTLLVTKSKIKNNKRGILASFYNRYLDEIGDHFLRKANETMQLVGCEISHNQEEAIYVHSPYWNIFHAHLSEIAIHINDTLITDNGKGIYQFSHDARHSNNLFHWIMQDSTIERNRRGGFEVLLPDVWKYNENFTHTLYFGNNTWRSNEQFGFVVDGHYATLNISHNRFEGNRCKTGLISVRGMEKKMQIDNNNIESNTGVYMVEFKADSQSEILGNVDARFYNNEIKRNSYDLAGMGPRRTDDSPSYVVGFHGIQKVQVNRNLFGNNALDYELLAGIRTAKINNEVDVTENWWGTPEDIEIRRRIFDFDDWNDHAVANYRPFLTTDNFDSSVSASWQIAREVDFDNLGGRIIENLSIHARDKPYVVRSDITVMPEATLHIYPDVVMEFAPNVGILVLGTLKAVGAPGHEIIMKPMERNDTHESMNGKLRMPGNVVSMSEETIRLCKDGRCSSLYNEGFLEFFNKTTLQWIPLCDTRFTERNAEVACRQLGHDSLNVYVSYDRRYELHPGSLIRVWSWPEPLQCTGREEKLEECQIRLNGQLYGHRHECSWDNQFVFINCGKRNLDDEHDYWGGIRIANSEFEHHLYEHRIHDVVTHETVRRVESVLKHINITGAGILHFEKSAALQTIMKSPAIMHVNVTQSAYHGINVISPTHTVELLFNAVDNVLGNGVNILSITGEGREADESSFTPIKDLNIPYHLFSMIDICDTTKEITLEERVIVYYKYDNHPVNCVKIFRSAYRAKPFGFRLLQFNLFNSTGKPGRVDSITLYDGDIYNVTAKNIGHLEANSPDEKKLFKTQEPSLSVRLFANGASSSYGFIAEVVTLPISAIGFNRDVQHNISYSVISNCREGAIKYASAGEVNAIMTLERNQFTNNCEKLYGNFSTCKSAVWLDVQNTQSLYFRNNLVRKNQGGLSIRADSRGSATSLKGWIHNNLFSENFNKPALYVEGRQSSPYQEVTIFRNYFTKNNAPYDNNIVLKQVVSNMTLNYLHANLGAHLLEVSGFERVRLPIYQSTSHNGFYKNYAVDRNGRSTIVAGTPGQQYVDNVFFNPDNDYEMLTTNRSQQLEMWRSHVDARHNWWGYNETLAVAGRIRDRGDSPELLQVDYQPFHMSNQSVLNGKCPPAWDLVGDTCYIYIGAPMDFYSARDFCRSVNSSMPFIMGDYLELWHFLRKQQERYDYADRAWIQQLDRVDQCTTFTYQTIEIDHCSQPSPFVCEIDPRVNIDPLSWRKDIVAVAVLGSAGVALALLTAAIALWVSKSKKRNLERLERRNSIRQSLHSLRSVGSTSGFTELAYRRKPITTKQSTDTLNSKSLDYKRMLNGGSIDSMDKSQLNSSMEDNQSYDVYEAHNPRYSPSTSDFKNTAQKYAVAQSGDNPVFDLTYRNEGFRNHSTFTSRSTNEWPMESNPEITTDETPAVDATHESTYLNNTSTLPLHASPGLTDSISELKRDIETSASYSPMDYDRGRSYDNATLTPSQASEPVPEYAPDFNPPIPPHPYHYAESRPKSEALLETNLDNGEEKPLRSKSEALLETNLDVFLVNEPTELTQLSAGARSKSQPLETAM; encoded by the exons GGAGAGCCGCAAGCACCAATTCTGCTAACAGCAGCAGAAGTTAATAATCAGGTGCATCCAGTTGAATTGCCACCCACGATTCGACTGGTCGATGGGCCAACCCCATTTGAAGGTCGATTAGAGCTCTTCCATCGGAGCGAGTGGCGAGCAGTTTGCACTAACTCACGAAA TTGGACTCGAGCAGACTTAGAAACAGCATGCAGACAGCTTGGTTTCCAGGGTGGACAATGGTGGTCATGGGTGGACAGACAGTGGCCTGCAAAGCCACGACTCCTTTATGAACAGCCAGGTTGTAGAGGGACTGAATCCTCTCTGACAAACTGCGAGAGGTGGTCTGATAGGCAGCTAGGTGGAGGCGTTTGTG ACTATCATCCTGACCTCGGTATCTCTTGTTCCCCACGTCACGATGGGGCTACGAAAGCAATTAAGCATTGGAGAGGTATTCGCTTCGAGGAAGCTCTGTACGATCGACCTTTGATCCAGGAAAATACTCTCTACGTACGAAAATCGAAATCAATTCTTCGAAACACAGTGATAGA ACATGCAGGAACAGGCCGAGAGTATAATGTTACTGCAGCGATCGATGTGGAAGGTGTTCCACCGCAAATGGAATCTATTTCGGTGCTCCATGCCGCCTTCACAGGCATTAATGTCACTATACCGAATGCACCTGTTGTAATAAATAACTGTACAGTTCAGAATAATAGAG GGTATGGAATTTACGTGAACAGTTCATCTGGAATGGCTCGCGTCAGCTCCTGTTCCGTCCTCGATAACGGAGCAGATGGAATCAAATATGTTCACTTTGACGAACGACCAGATGAGAAATTGGACCGCACAGAAGTCTTCGACCTGTGCACGTTTCCCACAACTGCTAGTCAAACTTTCcctgtcataatatccatggagCAAAGTAAATACGCGCCCAATATGAAACCCTGTCTTCAA ACCATATTCACGAGGCCAGGACACGTGCTAACACTGCACTTTCTGCAAATGAAGACCGACAGAAATGGCAGCGCTATTATAGAGGTCTACGATGGTATGAGCGTAGCCGATAAGCTGCTAGCTCGAGTTAGAGTGAAAAATGGCACCTTACCTCAAAGTGTCACATCGACTCGTCAAAATCTGTACCTGAAATTCATAGCTGAGCCACGCACCAACACTATCGTCTTCGTGAGACTGTCTTCAGGCTACA AGAAAATGTACGACCTGAACGTGATTAGCACTGTCGTGGCAGGGAATAATGGTAGAGGAATCGCGGTAGAGAAATTACGATCAGCTTTGCACATTCACGAGACTTCTGTGTCCAATAACAAACACGTGGCTGGTGTGCATGTGTTGGGCGGAGCTGCGGATGTGAATATTACCAGCAGCCGTATATCTTTTAACACAGGAGACGGCGTTAACATCACCCTCACAGGAGGGAATCGTAACGTGTCCAGAACGAGCATTTCCTCCAATCAGGGCTATGGATTTGCTGTGTGGTTGAATGATAGCTTAGCAACTGAATACGTGTACTTCAATCAGACCACTGTGATAGAGTACTCGCAGATATTCAAGAATAAGGACATTGGTATTCTT GTCGGCAATGCAACAGGCAATGCCTACGTGAACGTGACTGGCAATTGGTTCAATAGCAGCACCGACACAGCGTTACAAGTGGAGTCCAGTTGGAGGCAGAATGAAGGGCTGTTGAGACTCCAAATTGGCCACAATTCTTTCGTGCAGAATGCTAAGTTTGGAATTAAGCTGAGCCCTGCACTCAATCTGCGGGCAACCATCGAGTACAATCTATTTAGAGAGCAATTCAGTGGTTGTATATTGATTAAGAACCCTCTCTATGAAGAGTTCAATATCTTGCCTGCTGATGTCGTCGTCAGGCACAATGAATTTTATGGTAATCGAGGTGCTTTTATCGTCAGTATTGGTCTCTCGCCTTACAGCGATGTGCAGAAATTATTGTTCACAAGGAACTTTTTGCGTGACAATCGTGTTCGTGAATTATTTGACAATAACAATGCTATGAGATCTAGACTGATACCGCGTTCTAGAGTTGCAGCAGTCGTTGTCGTCTCCTCGAGCAACGTGGAAGTGTTCAGAAACATTTTACAGAATCCTGAATCAAGATACGAGATTGGCTCTCATTTAGAAGATCaaagtaaaattattaattgtacCTATAATTGGCTGGGATTCCCAGAAGAGAATAAAATATTTGAGCGATTGTTTCACAG GAAAGACAGATATAATCTTGCCAAAATCGAGTATCTACCATACTTATTGCACAGTAGCAATCCAGGCGCCAACACGATTATATCAAACCCAACCTTCGTCCCACGATTTGTTACGCCTGGTACCAATTTAGTTGGAGGCGAAGTCGATGGTCTAGAGCTACTAAACGCAGGAGAATACATTGTCGAACGTGATATTAACGTCCGACCAGGTGGAAAATTAATCTTACACCCCGGTGTTTCACTACGTTTTCCTCCAGCTGTGGGGATGATGGTCGCTGGCAGGTTGGATGCTCGTGGAAAGCGACCTAGCGATATTTTATTCACTTTGAAAGAGGAGATCCTTATGGATGCTGATAACGAGACCCTTGTGAACGAGGGTCTCAGTCAAATAAGTGAAATGGAATCCCCTGTGAGGCTCCTTGGAGGAAAGACGAATCTTGAAGGACGATTACAA GTGAAAGTTGGCGACAAGTGgggaactgtttgcaattacggcTGGACGATTCGCGACGCTGCTCTGGTTTGCCATCagttaggtctcactctagatcCAGATAACTGGCTCATGGAACGTTCCCAAATTCCAAATGCGGGCATCAACGAGGATATTGTTCTCGCGAATGTTAGGTGCACTGAGGATGACAATGATATATCAAAGTGTCGAGCAGAAAGAGAGCAGAACTTCGAAAATTCCTGTACTCACGACAACGATGTGGGTGTTAGGTGTTCAGAAGCTGCGTGGGCAGGTCTTCGACTAGGTCCTCTGGCTCAGAGAAGCGATCTTCAGTATGTAACTATCGAAAAGGCAGGCCTACTCGACTATACCACGAATTCCTTTAAGCCAG CTCTGCAAATTGACTTTGCCCGACACTCCTTGGACAGTGTTAAGGTGATTGATAATCTACAAGATGGTTTAGGAGTTCTCTATTCAGATATTTACTCTGCCGACGCAGTGAACACTGTCAGAAACAGTGATTTCTCACAAAATGGAGGCAGTGGTATCAGTTTCAAGCAATTGGGAATGGAGATCATTAGTTCTAGAATTGAAAATAATAAGATAGCAGGGATAAGGCATAATCCTGCCCTTTCTGCTGTCCAGCAGAGAGAATTTGCTGGCTGGTTTCTGCGCGTACCAGACACAGTTGATTCCTCATATAATCCAATAGTCATTCCATACTATATAGGAGATGTTGAGCTTGCTAATGAAGAAACAAAGTATATGGTAACAGTTAAAGTCAATGGTGATCCCATTCAACGACATATCAGTATCAAA TGCAGACCAGGATACGTAATTGGTATACAGCTTCTTAATCCCATTGAAAATCGTAGTACAGAACAAATAATCATTCATGATCCGCAATACATTAACCCCAGTCGAGATGTCTGGAACTTGAAACAAGATTTGGCAGTATTTCCTGTCACTTCCAGCTCCTTTGCCGTGGTGTTAGATTATGACAGTGGCAAGAATGCACTTGGAGGTGCTGTACTAGTCCTGACAGCTCTTCAAGCTCCAATACAG GATATACGTAACAAAATTGTAAGAGGTCCCATTCCAACTTTGCTGGTCACCAAGTCCAAGATCAAGAATAATAAACGAGGCATACTTGCGTCATTCTACAATCGTTATTTGGACGAAATCGGTGATCATTTCCTTCGGAAAGCCAACGAAACTATGCAGTTAGTCGGTTGTGAAATATCTCACAACCAGGAAGAGGCAATTTACGTACATTCACCGTACTGGAACATCTTCCACGCGCATCTCTCTGAAATAGCGATCCATATCAATGATACTTTAATTACTGACAATGGCAAGGGAATATATCAGTTCAGCCACGATGCCAGACACTCTAACAATCTTTTCCACTGGATAATGCAAGACAGTACAATCGAAAGAAATCGAAGAGGTGGCTTCGAGGTACTCCTGCCAGATGTATGGAAGTACAATGAGAACTTCACGCATACATTGTACTTTGGTAACAACACCTGGCGAAGTAATGAACAATTTGGCTTCGTGGTAGATGGCCACTATGCTACCCTGAATATTTCGCATAATCGGTTCGAAGGGAATCGTTGTAAAACTGGCTTGATCTCTGTTCGTGGGATGGAGAAGAAAATGCAAATCGATAACAACAATATTGAGAGTAACACAGGCGTTTATATGGTAGAGTTCAAAGCAGATAGCCAGTCGGAGATATTAGGAAATGTGGACGCtcgtttctataataatgagaTTAAACGAAATAGCTATGATCTGGCTGGAATGGGTCCACGTCGAACGGATGATAGTCCAAGCTATGTAGTTGGTTTCCATGGTATTCAGAAGGTACAGGTAAATAGGAATCTCTTTGGCAATAATGCCTTGGATTACGAATTGTTAGCTGGTATCAGGACAGCCAAAATTAATAACGAAGTTGACGTAACTGAGAATTGGTGGGGAACTCCTGAAGATATAGAAATAAG ACGAAGAATCTTTGACTTCGATGACTGGAATGACCACGCAGTAGCTAACTATCGACCCTTCCTTACTACTGATAACTTTGACTCTTCTGTATCTGCGTCTTGGCAAATTGCAAGAGAAGTAGACTTTGATAACTTGGGTGGGCGTATCATAGAAAATCTATCTATACATGCTAGAGACAAACCCTATGTTGTGCGATCAGATATCACTGTTATGCCAGAAGCTACCTTGCACATTTATCCTGATGTTGTCATGGAGTTTGCTCCAAATGTTGGGATCCTAGTTCTGGGTACACTGAAAGCTGTGGGTGCACCTGGTCATGAGATCATAATGAAGCCAATGGAACGTAATGATACTCATGAGTCCATGAATGGGAAATTAAGAATGCCTGGGAATGTCGTCTCTATGTCAGAGGAAACGATTCGTCTTTGCAAAGATGGACGATGTTCTTCCTTATATAATGAAG GATTCTTGGAGTTCTTCAATAAGACAACTCTGCAATGGATACCACTATGCGACACCAGATTCACTGAAAGAAACGCAGAGGTTGCCTGTCGCCAGTTAGGCCATGACTCACTTAACGTGTATGTATCATACGACCGCAGGTATGAACTTCATCCTGGTTCTTTGATACGCGTATGGTCTTGGCCTGAACCTCTACAG TGCACTGGGAGAGAAGAGAAGCTAGAAGAATGCCAGATCAGATTAAACGGTCAATTATATGGGCATCGACACGAATGCTCATGGGACAACCAGTTTGTCTTTATCAATTGTGGGAAACGAAATCTGGACGATGAGCACGACTACTGGGGAGGAATACGCATCGCCAATAGTGAATTTGAGCATCATTTATACGAGCATCGCATACATGATGTGGTCACTCATGAAACTGTGAGACGTGTGGAATCAGTCTTAAAACATATTAATATCACTGGTGCTGGAATATTGCATTTCGAGAAATCAGCTGCACTGCAAACTATTATGAAATCTCCAGCAATCATGCACGTGAATGTAACTCAGAGTGCTTATCATGGAATTAATGTGATATCGCCAACCCATACA GTTGAATTATTATTCAATGCAGTTGATAATGTTCTTGGTAATGGGGTGAATATACTTTCGATAACAGGAGAAGGGCGAGAGGCAGATGAAAGCTCGTTCACTCCCATTAAAGATCTTAATATTCCTTATCATCTATTCAGTATGATCGACATATGCGATACTACTAAGGAAATCACGCTGGAAGAACGAGTGATTGTTTATTATAAGTATGACAATCATCCTGTGAACTGCGTCAAAATCTTCCGCAGTGCTTATAGGGCCAAACCTTTTGGATTCAG GCTGTTACAATTCAATCTCTTTAATTCTACTGGAAAGCCTGGTCGAGTAGATAGTATAACGCTATACGATGGCGATATTTACAACGTCACTGCCAAAAACATAGGTCATCTGGAAGCTAATAGTCCTGATGAGAAGAAGCTGTTTAAGACTCAGGAACCCAGTCTTAGTGTAAGATTATTCGCAAATGGTGCAAGCAGCTCGTATGGCTTCATTGCTGAAGTAGTTACTCTTCCAATCTCTGCCATTGGATTCA ATCGAGACGTACAACACAATATCTCTTATTCTGTGATATCTAACTGCCGCGAAGGAGCAATTAAATATGCTAGCGCTGGAGAAGTGAATGCGATAATGACTTTAGAACGTAATCAATTCACTAATAACTGTGAGAAACTTTATGGTAATTTTTCAACGTGCAAATCTGCTGTGTGGTTGGATGTtcaaaatactcagtctttatacTTTAGA AATAATTTAGTCCGGAAAAATCAAGGTGGACTTTCCATTCGAGCTGATTCCAGAGGCTCAGCTACTTCCTTAAAGGGATGGATCCACAATAATCTCTTTTCAGAGAACTTTAACAAACCTGCACT ATACGTAGAAGGCCGTCAAAGCAGTCCATACCAAGAAGTGACAATATTCAGAAACTATTTCACAAAGAACAATGCTCCTTATGACAATAATATCGTTCTGAAACAAGTAGTCAGTAACATGACTCTCAATTATCTGCATGCCAACCTCGGCGCGCATCTTTTAGAAGTTTCAGGGTTTGAGAGAGTTCGCTTGCCAATTTATCAAAGCACATCTCACAATGGATTCTACAA AAACTATGCAGTGGATCGTAATGGACGTAGCACGATAGTAGCTGGAACCCCTGGTCAGCAATACGTCGATAATGTCTTTTTCAATCCAGACAATGATTACGAGATGCTGACGACTAATAGATCACA GCAATTAGAAATGTGGAGGTCTCATGTGGATGCAAGACACAATTGGTGGGGATACAACGAAACATTAGCTGTAGCAGGTAGAATTAGAGATAGGGGAGATTCTCCTGAATTATTACAAGTTGACTACCAACCCTTCCATATGAGCAACCAGTCCGTTCTGAATGGAAAGTGTCCACCTGCCTGGGATCTAGTTGGCGACACGTGTTACATATACATTGGTGCTCCAATGGACTTCTACAGTGCTCGAGATTTTTGCAGA TCGGTGAATTCATCAATGCCATTCATTATGGGTGATTACTTGGAACTCTGGCATTTTCTTCGAAAACAGCAAGAAAGATATGATTATGCAGATCGTGCTTGGATACAGCAACTGGATCGCGTGGATCAGTGCACAACTTTCACGTATCAAACGATTGAAATAGACCATTGTTCTCAGCCAAGTCCTTTCGTTTGCGAAATTG ATCCTAGAGTCAACATAGATCCACTATCTTGGAGAAAAGATATAGTTGCTGTGGCTGTGCTAGGATCAGCGGGAGTAGCCCTGGCATTGTTAACAGCTGCTATTGCTCTCTGGGTGTCTAAATCGAAGAAGAGAAATCTTGAAAGATTGGAAAGACGAAATTCAATCAGACAATCCTTACACTCCTTACGATCTGTGGGCTCCACCTCTGGGTTCACAGAGCTTGCGTATCGACGTAAACCTATTACG ACGAAACAGTCTACAGACACTCTGAACTCCAAGTCCTTAGATTACAAAAGGATGttaaatggcgggagtattgacTCGATGGATAAATCTCAGCTAAATTCATCAATGGAAGACAATCAAAGCTACGACGTATACGAAGCTCACAATCCAAGGTACTCGCCAAGTACCAGTGACTTCAAAAACACTGCCCAAAAATATGCAGTTGCTCAAAGCGGAGACAATCCAGTATTCGACCTGACCTACCGTAACGAAGGCTTCAGGAACCACTCCACTTTCACCTCGAGAAGCACCAACGAGTGGCCCATGGAATCCAACCCTGAAATCACCACTGACGAGACCCCTGCTGTCGATGCAACACATGAGAGTACATACCTCAACAATACCTCCACTCTTCCACTGCATGCCAGCCCAGGATTAACTGATTCCATCAGCGAATTGAAACGAGATATTGAGACATCAGCCTCTTACAGTCCCATGGATTACGATAGGGGTCGTAGCTATGATAACGCTACGCTGACACCAAGTCAGGCATCTGAACCAGTGCCAGAATATGCTCCAGACTTTAATCCCCCTATTCCACCTCATCCTTATCACTATGCTGAAAGCAGGCCCAAAAGCGAGGCGCTTCTAGAGACGAATTTGGATAATGGGGAGGAGAAACCATTGCGCTCAAAGAGTGAAGCGTTGCTGGAGACTAATTTAGATGTGTTTTTGGTGAATGAGCCTACAGAATTAACGCAACTTTCGGCTGGGGCGCGGAGTAAGAGTCAGCCTTTGGAAACTGCGATGTGA